In one Bacteroidales bacterium genomic region, the following are encoded:
- a CDS encoding inorganic phosphate transporter, protein MEAYYILIVAVLFLLAVSDLVVGVSNDAVNFLNSAIGSKAAPFKIILTIAAAGVLVGAVFSNGMMEVARKGIFNPQFFAFNEIMIIFLAVMLTDILLLDFFNTIGLPTSTTVSIVFEILGAAVSVAIYKVSRSVDGLYQISDYINVESSVMIIAGIFLSVVIAFSVGTIIQWIVRLAFSFNVKKTLKYWTGVWGGFAITAIFFFLLIKGAKGSTLISAEMLENIQEHTTRVMLISFVGWTLLFQLLTMFTRVNVLKITVLVGTFALAMAFAGNDLVNFIGVPLAGFESFKAFMASGNGDPSGFMMTALQEKVNTPLYFLIAAGLIMVLTLRFSKKARSVTATTIDLSRQGEGSERFASSSLARFLVRRAMETSHGIARITPSKVVSFVQSRFDSEKNQPVKDEKLAFDLIRASVNLVVASILISIGTFLKLPLSTTYVTFMVAMGTSLADGAWGRESAVYRITGVLTVIGGWFFTAFSAFLASFLIASLIFFGKLPVILILIVLAIFILLRTHAFHKRRSAKREPYDSHLISASYAVLKSCDDEVKESVLKVARIFNSTYSALLKENHKELKHLKKEAKHLGKEITKIRENIPEKLRKFEETELESGHHYVQVVDHMKEMSNSLMHIVLPAFNHLDNNHAIDREQHASFQSFITKSGEFFSLMLNIFKDKSFEGIPELVKQRDAIIENANFLLLQRIKILKKTQKGVKVSITYMEMLSETKNLFLNAVHLAKAHSQLHESMGKNGVIVESE, encoded by the coding sequence ATGGAGGCATACTACATTCTTATTGTTGCTGTTCTTTTTCTTCTGGCTGTATCAGATCTGGTTGTCGGGGTAAGCAACGATGCGGTGAATTTTCTTAATTCGGCCATTGGATCCAAAGCTGCTCCCTTTAAAATCATCCTCACCATTGCTGCCGCCGGGGTCCTCGTAGGAGCTGTATTCTCCAACGGAATGATGGAAGTGGCCCGGAAAGGGATCTTCAATCCTCAGTTTTTCGCCTTTAACGAAATCATGATTATTTTCCTGGCTGTGATGCTTACCGACATCCTGCTGCTGGATTTCTTCAATACCATTGGCCTGCCTACCTCTACCACCGTCTCTATTGTTTTTGAGATCCTGGGAGCGGCTGTTTCTGTGGCTATCTACAAGGTTTCCAGATCTGTTGACGGTTTGTATCAGATCAGTGATTATATCAATGTAGAGAGCTCCGTGATGATTATTGCGGGGATTTTCCTTTCGGTGGTCATTGCATTCAGCGTGGGGACAATTATTCAGTGGATTGTCCGGCTTGCATTCTCCTTCAATGTCAAAAAGACCTTAAAATACTGGACCGGTGTATGGGGAGGTTTTGCGATCACCGCCATATTCTTCTTTCTGCTGATCAAGGGGGCCAAGGGATCAACCCTGATTTCGGCGGAGATGCTGGAAAACATCCAGGAGCACACCACCCGGGTGATGCTGATCAGCTTTGTGGGATGGACGCTCCTGTTCCAGCTGTTAACGATGTTTACCCGCGTGAATGTCCTGAAAATTACAGTACTGGTAGGTACTTTTGCCCTGGCCATGGCCTTTGCCGGCAACGACCTGGTGAATTTCATCGGAGTACCTCTGGCGGGTTTCGAATCCTTTAAAGCCTTTATGGCTTCCGGAAATGGTGATCCCTCGGGCTTCATGATGACCGCCCTGCAGGAAAAAGTGAATACCCCCCTTTATTTTCTGATCGCTGCCGGTTTGATCATGGTGCTTACCCTTCGTTTCTCAAAAAAGGCCAGGTCCGTGACCGCAACCACCATTGATCTGAGCCGGCAGGGCGAAGGATCGGAACGTTTTGCATCCTCTTCCCTGGCCAGGTTTCTGGTAAGACGCGCCATGGAGACCAGCCATGGAATTGCCAGAATTACTCCTTCGAAAGTGGTGAGTTTTGTGCAAAGCAGGTTCGATTCTGAGAAGAACCAGCCCGTAAAAGATGAGAAGCTGGCCTTCGACCTGATCCGGGCCTCTGTAAACCTGGTGGTAGCCAGTATCCTGATTTCCATTGGAACCTTCTTGAAGCTGCCGCTTTCCACCACCTATGTAACCTTTATGGTGGCTATGGGAACTTCCCTGGCCGACGGAGCCTGGGGAAGGGAGAGCGCCGTTTACCGGATCACCGGGGTGCTTACAGTGATCGGCGGATGGTTCTTTACTGCCTTCAGCGCCTTTTTAGCCTCCTTCCTGATTGCTTCGCTTATTTTCTTCGGGAAACTGCCGGTTATCCTGATTCTGATCGTTCTCGCCATCTTCATTTTGTTAAGGACACATGCCTTTCACAAGAGACGGTCGGCAAAGAGGGAACCCTACGACAGTCATTTAATATCAGCATCATACGCCGTACTAAAATCATGTGATGATGAAGTAAAAGAATCTGTTCTCAAGGTTGCCAGGATTTTTAACTCGACCTATTCAGCCCTTCTGAAGGAAAATCACAAGGAACTGAAGCACTTAAAAAAAGAGGCCAAGCACCTTGGGAAAGAGATTACCAAAATAAGAGAGAACATTCCCGAAAAGCTCCGGAAATTTGAAGAGACCGAACTTGAAAGCGGTCACCACTATGTTCAGGTGGTAGACCATATGAAAGAGATGAGCAACTCTCTGATGCATATTGTCCTGCCGGCCTTTAATCATCTGGATAACAATCACGCCATTGACAGGGAACAGCATGCATCCTTCCAGTCTTTTATTACTAAGTCGGGAGAATTCTTCAGTTTAATGCTGAATATTTTCAAAGACAAGAGCTTCGAAGGTATTCCCGAGCTGGTCAAGCAACGTGATGCGATCATCGAAAATGCAAACTTTCTTTTGCTGCAGCGCATCAAGATTCTTAAGAAAACACAAAAAGGGGTTAAGGTGAGCATCACTTATATGGAGATGCTTTCTGAGACCAAGAACCTGTTCCTTAATGCGGTCCATCTTGCAAAAGCACATTCACAGCTGCACGAATCCATGGGGAAAAACGGCGTCATTGTCGAATCTGAGTAA
- a CDS encoding DUF4301 family protein, producing MFTQKDLKQISSKGISVETIHQQIKHFQTGFPPADITMPATPGTGIMLLAEGDQEHYRNVFLNKAPDERIIRFVPASGAASRMFKDLFNALEMLEDKDAEEQQAWISEKKDLAGFFMNLKHYPFYEDLSLQEGVEPVAILAQILGSEGLHYAGKPKGLLKFHKYQASDRRTAFEEHVREALEYCADREGIVRIHLTVSPDHLDGFQTEAARILPKIEREMGVRIHLSFSFQKPETDTIAVDPENEPFRKPDGTLLFRPGGHGALIRNLDALDGDLVFISNIDNVAPDRLKPLRVEQKQVLGGVLLEIRSKIFNYLQQLDGEEIPGKSQLASMVTYLHEDLGIAIPEMLESRDAGELKLWLVSAMNRPLRVCGMVRNQGEPGGGPFYVRNESGEIGLQIVEASQIDMEDSEKAVLVRGSTHFNPVDLVCSLRNYRGEKFSLSQFVDSNTGFISEKSEGGRSLKALELPGLWNGSMAGWLTLFVDVPVETFSPVKTVFDLFREEHRAIPDQS from the coding sequence ATGTTTACGCAAAAAGACCTTAAGCAAATAAGTTCCAAGGGAATTAGTGTCGAAACTATCCATCAACAAATCAAGCATTTCCAGACCGGCTTTCCCCCTGCGGATATCACCATGCCGGCCACGCCCGGAACAGGTATCATGCTGCTGGCAGAAGGCGACCAGGAGCACTACCGGAATGTTTTTTTAAATAAGGCTCCCGATGAGCGTATTATTCGCTTTGTTCCTGCCTCAGGAGCGGCCTCCCGGATGTTTAAAGACCTCTTTAATGCACTTGAAATGCTGGAAGATAAAGACGCGGAGGAGCAGCAGGCATGGATCTCAGAAAAGAAGGACCTCGCAGGCTTTTTTATGAATCTGAAACATTACCCCTTTTACGAGGACCTGTCTCTGCAGGAAGGGGTGGAGCCCGTTGCCATACTGGCTCAGATACTGGGCAGCGAGGGGCTCCACTACGCAGGCAAGCCCAAAGGCCTGCTGAAGTTCCATAAGTACCAGGCATCGGACCGGAGAACTGCCTTTGAGGAACATGTCCGGGAAGCACTTGAGTATTGCGCGGACCGCGAGGGGATCGTCAGAATCCACCTGACTGTTTCGCCCGATCACCTGGACGGCTTCCAGACGGAGGCCGCTCGAATTCTGCCAAAGATAGAGCGGGAGATGGGAGTACGCATCCATCTTTCCTTTTCTTTTCAAAAGCCGGAAACAGATACCATTGCCGTGGATCCGGAAAATGAACCTTTCCGGAAGCCGGATGGCACCTTGTTATTCAGACCGGGCGGACATGGGGCACTGATAAGGAACCTGGATGCCCTGGACGGGGATCTGGTGTTTATAAGCAACATCGACAATGTGGCACCCGACCGGCTGAAGCCTCTGAGAGTGGAACAGAAACAGGTGCTTGGAGGGGTATTGCTGGAGATCCGTTCGAAGATATTTAACTACCTGCAGCAACTCGATGGAGAGGAGATACCCGGGAAGTCGCAGCTGGCCAGCATGGTAACTTACCTGCATGAAGATCTGGGAATTGCCATACCGGAGATGCTGGAGAGCCGGGATGCCGGTGAATTGAAGCTTTGGCTTGTGTCTGCCATGAACCGGCCTTTAAGGGTATGTGGCATGGTCCGGAACCAGGGAGAACCAGGAGGAGGCCCCTTCTACGTGCGGAACGAATCGGGAGAAATCGGCCTGCAGATTGTAGAGGCCTCCCAGATTGATATGGAGGATTCGGAGAAGGCGGTCCTGGTCCGCGGATCCACCCACTTTAATCCGGTGGATCTGGTTTGCAGTCTTCGCAATTACCGGGGAGAGAAGTTCAGTCTGAGCCAGTTTGTGGACTCCAATACGGGTTTTATCTCAGAAAAATCGGAAGGTGGCAGATCCCTGAAAGCCCTGGAGCTTCCCGGTCTCTGGAACGGCTCCATGGCAGGATGGCTTACTCTCTTTGTGGATGTTCCCGTGGAGACCTTTTCTCCGGTAAAAACGGTTTTTGACCTTTTCCGGGAGGAACACAGAGCCATTCCGGATCAGTCCTGA
- a CDS encoding indolepyruvate oxidoreductase subunit beta, with protein sequence MKRDIILAGVGGQGILSIAAVIGMAAVESGLYLKQAEVHGMSQRGGDVQSHLRISDQPVSSDLIPVGRCDMILSVEPMEALRYLPFLAPEGWLITSSKSFENIQDYPAAEDLFREIRKVENHMIIDAYSIAREIGSQKVSNMVMLGAASGYLGIEQERLEAALYALFGPKGEDVVQLNIEALNAGRNALRI encoded by the coding sequence ATGAAAAGAGACATTATACTGGCAGGGGTCGGGGGACAGGGGATCCTCTCCATAGCAGCGGTAATCGGGATGGCAGCTGTTGAATCGGGACTCTATCTGAAACAGGCCGAGGTGCATGGAATGAGTCAGCGGGGAGGGGATGTTCAGTCACATCTGCGCATTTCGGATCAGCCTGTTTCGTCCGACTTAATTCCCGTGGGCCGCTGTGATATGATCCTTTCTGTGGAACCCATGGAGGCCTTACGCTATCTTCCTTTCCTGGCACCGGAGGGCTGGCTGATAACCAGCAGTAAAAGCTTTGAGAACATTCAGGATTATCCTGCTGCGGAGGACCTTTTCCGGGAGATCCGTAAAGTAGAGAATCATATGATTATAGATGCCTATTCCATCGCCCGGGAGATCGGCTCCCAGAAGGTCTCCAATATGGTAATGCTCGGAGCCGCCTCCGGCTATCTGGGAATCGAGCAGGAACGACTGGAAGCTGCTTTATACGCGCTTTTCGGACCTAAAGGGGAGGATGTGGTGCAGCTCAATATCGAGGCCCTGAATGCGGGCCGGAACGCGCTCAGGATCTGA
- a CDS encoding thiamine pyrophosphate-dependent enzyme codes for MKELVLLGDEAIGQGALDAGLSGVYAYPGTPSTEICEYIQRSKEAGERNVHAQWSANEKTAMEAGLGMSYAGKRALVCMKHVGLNVAADAFINAGMTGVNGGLVVVVADDPSMHSSQNEQDSRFYGKFAMVPVLEPATQQEAYQMTPYGFALSEKFRLPVMLRITTRLAHSRSAVKRSEVRKENDVRLPADLKQFILLPALARKRYKLLLSTQEKLEMESLDSGLNRLEQEEDTSLGIIACGLSYNYYQEVAADAGLKHPLLKISQYPVPAGLLNDFVKQVDRVVVLEEGAPLMEESLTGILENDYRIGGRLNGLLPRDGELDPLLVKKALGLPVEAVRAVPEIVKNRPPALCKGCSHIDMYNALNEALEPYSPGRVFSDIGCYTLGALPPYNAINSCVDMGASVTMAKGASDAGLRPAVAVIGDSTFTHSGMTGLLDAVVEQTPLTVIISDNSTTGMTGGQKSHATNRLLDICRGIGVEEEHMRVMNPLRKHHEESRMMLSEELAYEGVSVIISQRECIQTAGRRLRKEKSKKAST; via the coding sequence ATGAAGGAATTGGTATTGCTTGGAGATGAAGCTATTGGCCAGGGAGCACTGGATGCGGGCCTTTCAGGGGTCTATGCCTACCCGGGTACCCCCTCCACCGAAATATGCGAATATATACAGCGATCGAAAGAGGCGGGAGAGAGAAATGTCCACGCCCAGTGGTCTGCCAATGAGAAAACGGCCATGGAGGCGGGATTGGGCATGTCCTACGCCGGCAAGCGGGCCCTGGTATGTATGAAGCATGTGGGACTAAATGTGGCTGCTGATGCCTTTATAAATGCGGGAATGACCGGTGTCAACGGGGGCTTGGTGGTGGTGGTGGCCGATGACCCTTCCATGCACTCCTCGCAGAACGAACAGGATTCCAGGTTTTACGGAAAGTTTGCCATGGTCCCTGTTCTGGAGCCTGCCACCCAGCAGGAGGCCTATCAAATGACCCCTTACGGCTTTGCCCTTTCCGAGAAGTTCAGATTGCCTGTGATGCTGCGAATCACCACGCGCCTGGCCCACTCCCGCTCTGCAGTGAAACGCTCGGAAGTCCGGAAGGAAAACGATGTCAGGCTGCCTGCCGATCTGAAACAGTTCATCCTGCTGCCTGCCCTGGCACGGAAGAGATATAAACTGCTCTTATCCACGCAGGAAAAGCTGGAGATGGAAAGTCTTGATTCAGGATTGAACCGCCTGGAGCAAGAGGAGGATACATCCCTGGGAATTATCGCATGCGGACTCTCCTACAACTACTACCAGGAGGTGGCCGCGGATGCAGGTCTGAAACATCCCCTGCTTAAAATATCCCAGTACCCGGTACCTGCCGGACTGCTTAATGATTTTGTCAAACAGGTGGACAGGGTCGTGGTCCTCGAAGAGGGGGCTCCGCTGATGGAGGAGTCACTTACGGGTATCCTGGAGAATGACTATCGGATCGGGGGGCGCCTGAATGGACTGCTGCCCCGGGATGGTGAACTGGATCCTCTGCTGGTAAAGAAAGCACTGGGTCTGCCCGTTGAAGCTGTACGTGCGGTCCCGGAAATTGTAAAAAACAGGCCTCCGGCACTCTGCAAGGGCTGCAGCCATATAGACATGTACAATGCCCTGAATGAGGCCCTGGAGCCTTATAGCCCGGGCCGGGTCTTTTCTGATATCGGCTGCTATACCCTGGGAGCACTTCCGCCTTACAATGCGATCAACTCCTGTGTGGATATGGGAGCATCGGTGACCATGGCCAAGGGTGCATCCGATGCAGGTCTTCGTCCGGCAGTGGCCGTTATCGGAGATTCCACCTTTACCCATTCGGGGATGACCGGATTGCTGGATGCAGTCGTGGAACAGACCCCTCTGACTGTTATAATTTCAGACAATTCCACCACCGGAATGACGGGAGGACAGAAATCGCATGCCACCAACCGCCTGTTGGATATTTGTCGTGGAATCGGAGTGGAAGAGGAACATATGAGGGTGATGAATCCCCTGAGGAAGCACCACGAGGAAAGCAGGATGATGCTTTCTGAGGAGCTGGCCTATGAGGGTGTTTCTGTGATTATTTCCCAGCGGGAATGTATCCAGACCGCCGGCAGGCGACTTCGAAAGGAAAAAAGCAAAAAAGCATCGACATGA
- a CDS encoding metalloregulator ArsR/SmtB family transcription factor, with the protein MESNQSCTRVFADQEQIKECKDKLQSNAHAFNELSSVLALAGNEVRLKIMFLLEEEGELCPCDLADILGMSIPAVSQHLRKMKDGYVIEARREGQTIFYSLMKVQLGLLRPFFDYVLQNSKKELV; encoded by the coding sequence ATGGAAAGTAATCAATCATGTACAAGGGTATTTGCTGACCAAGAACAAATTAAAGAATGCAAAGACAAATTACAGTCAAATGCGCATGCTTTTAACGAATTGAGTAGTGTACTGGCATTAGCAGGAAATGAGGTAAGACTTAAGATTATGTTCTTACTTGAAGAAGAAGGGGAACTCTGTCCATGTGACCTTGCAGACATTTTAGGAATGAGTATCCCTGCTGTTTCGCAACACTTAAGAAAGATGAAAGACGGTTATGTAATTGAAGCGAGACGAGAAGGACAGACTATTTTTTATTCTTTAATGAAGGTTCAACTTGGATTGCTTCGTCCATTTTTCGATTACGTTCTTCAAAACTCAAAAAAGGAACTCGTATGA
- the merTP gene encoding mercuric transport protein MerTP, which produces MKSKNKFSKSGKLAGASILTAIASSLCCITPVLALISGATGVASSFSWLEPLRPYLIGVTVLVLGFAWYQKLKPRTADEIACDCDEDEKKPFMQTKTFLGIVTVFAALMLTFPYYSSIFYPDNKKEVVIVNAFDIQSLQLDVEGMTCEACDSHVVHAAQEVEGVTEARADHKTGKAMVEFDKSKTSKDAIIQSINATSYKVVGENIK; this is translated from the coding sequence ATGAAATCAAAAAATAAATTTTCGAAATCAGGAAAACTTGCTGGAGCGAGTATCCTGACAGCAATTGCTTCTTCACTGTGCTGCATTACACCTGTCTTAGCACTTATATCTGGTGCTACTGGTGTAGCATCCTCATTTTCATGGTTGGAACCACTCAGACCATACTTAATTGGTGTTACGGTATTGGTGCTGGGATTTGCATGGTATCAAAAACTAAAACCAAGAACCGCAGATGAAATTGCCTGTGATTGCGATGAGGATGAAAAGAAACCATTTATGCAAACAAAAACATTTCTCGGGATTGTCACGGTTTTTGCAGCGTTGATGCTGACATTCCCTTATTACTCATCCATCTTTTATCCCGACAATAAAAAGGAAGTAGTAATTGTTAATGCGTTTGACATTCAATCGCTACAACTTGATGTTGAAGGAATGACCTGTGAGGCTTGCGATAGTCATGTTGTACATGCTGCACAAGAAGTTGAGGGAGTAACAGAGGCTCGTGCTGACCATAAAACAGGTAAAGCAATGGTGGAGTTCGACAAAAGTAAAACTTCCAAGGATGCCATCATTCAATCCATAAATGCGACCAGTTACAAAGTAGTTGGAGAAAATATTAAATGA